A window of the Methyloprofundus sp. genome harbors these coding sequences:
- a CDS encoding nitrogen regulatory protein P-II 2, with the protein MKLITAIIKPFKQDDVREALSEIGIAGVTATEVKGFGRQKGHTELYRGAEYVVDFLPKVKLEIAVAEDILEQAIAAIVKSANTGKIGDGKIFVTELEQVIRIRTGETGNEAI; encoded by the coding sequence ATGAAACTGATTACTGCAATTATTAAACCTTTTAAACAAGATGATGTACGCGAGGCGCTTTCTGAAATAGGCATAGCGGGTGTAACAGCTACGGAAGTAAAAGGCTTTGGTCGGCAAAAAGGCCATACTGAATTATATCGGGGGGCTGAGTATGTCGTTGACTTTTTACCTAAAGTAAAATTAGAAATTGCGGTAGCGGAAGATATTCTTGAGCAAGCGATTGCTGCCATTGTAAAGTCGGCAAATACTGGCAAAATTGGTGACGGTAAAATTTTTGTGACTGAATTAGAACAAGTCATCCGAATTCGTACTGGTGAAACAGGTAATGAGGCAATTTAG
- a CDS encoding two-component system, NtrC family, response regulator AtoC gives MTTTTNSSKRKILLIDDSANNIELLFDMLSDAYEIFFATDGSKGVTLANSKQPDLILLDIMMPVMDGFVVCKQLKADTSTANIPIIFLSAATDVDTIIKGFAAGVVDYVTKPFNAAELTARVQTQIALQVQQQALQQQNQALQELNQKLHAEIKHRQQVEVALQDADQKLSSLTSQEAKRWKLDAFVGKSPCFLELIEQIRRLQQFDKTSVLILGESGTGKELVARAIHYGSSRVAGPFVTVNCSAIPTELADSAFFGHIKGAFTGAQEARKGYFEAAHGGTLFLDELGDLPLMLQTKLLRTLEDRKIMRVGATTEKQVDVRVIAATNSQLEQRIQDKSFRRDLYYRLTGYTIHLPALRERQADIAMLVEHFLQLLAQEMNFTRGFISTEALQVLQHYAFPGNIRELKNIIEHALISSNGQPIQARHLHLITITETVSPQEVSAVNVNLPLTRANEAIPANSAQDNEHVILQYLQQCQKINNIECQKLLTINHHQASYILKKMNKNKLLKREGERRWAFYCLP, from the coding sequence ATGACTACCACGACAAATAGCAGTAAAAGAAAAATTTTACTGATTGATGATTCTGCTAATAATATTGAATTGTTATTTGATATGTTGAGTGATGCTTATGAAATATTTTTTGCAACGGATGGCAGCAAGGGTGTGACCTTAGCGAATAGCAAACAGCCTGATTTAATTCTTTTGGATATTATGATGCCTGTTATGGATGGTTTTGTGGTCTGTAAGCAACTCAAGGCTGATACCAGTACGGCTAATATTCCCATTATATTTTTAAGTGCAGCAACCGATGTTGATACTATTATCAAGGGCTTTGCCGCTGGTGTGGTGGATTATGTCACTAAACCTTTTAATGCAGCCGAACTGACTGCGCGCGTGCAGACGCAAATTGCCTTGCAAGTACAGCAACAGGCATTGCAGCAACAGAATCAAGCATTACAAGAACTTAATCAAAAATTACATGCTGAAATCAAGCATCGCCAGCAGGTGGAAGTGGCTTTACAGGATGCGGATCAAAAATTATCCAGCCTGACCAGTCAAGAAGCGAAACGTTGGAAGTTAGATGCATTTGTGGGCAAAAGTCCTTGTTTTTTAGAGCTTATCGAGCAAATAAGACGCTTGCAGCAGTTTGATAAAACCAGTGTGCTTATTTTAGGTGAAAGTGGTACGGGTAAAGAATTGGTGGCACGAGCCATTCATTATGGTAGCTCGCGGGTAGCTGGACCATTTGTGACCGTTAATTGTTCGGCTATTCCAACAGAGTTAGCGGACTCGGCTTTTTTTGGGCATATTAAAGGGGCTTTTACGGGAGCACAAGAAGCACGCAAAGGCTATTTTGAAGCGGCACATGGGGGGACTTTATTCTTGGATGAACTGGGTGATCTACCTTTAATGTTACAGACCAAATTACTGCGTACATTGGAAGATCGCAAAATTATGCGTGTGGGAGCGACCACTGAAAAGCAAGTTGATGTGCGGGTGATTGCGGCGACTAATAGCCAATTAGAACAACGCATTCAAGATAAATCCTTTCGCCGTGATTTGTATTATCGTTTGACAGGCTATACCATTCATTTACCCGCTCTAAGAGAGCGGCAAGCAGATATTGCGATGTTGGTAGAGCATTTTTTGCAATTATTGGCGCAAGAAATGAATTTTACGCGTGGGTTTATTAGCACCGAAGCTCTGCAAGTACTGCAACACTACGCATTTCCAGGTAATATTCGTGAATTGAAAAATATTATTGAGCATGCTTTAATCAGTAGTAATGGTCAACCAATTCAAGCGCGGCATTTGCATTTGATTACCATTACCGAGACTGTGTCTCCTCAAGAAGTTAGTGCTGTCAATGTCAACTTGCCGCTAACAAGAGCGAATGAAGCTATACCTGCTAATAGTGCGCAAGATAATGAGCACGTTATTTTGCAATATTTACAGCAATGTCAAAAAATCAATAATATTGAATGCCAGAAGTTATTGACGATTAACCATCACCAAGCGTCTTATATTCTGAAGAAGATGAATAAAAATAAGTTATTAAAGCGTGAAGGCGAACGGCGTTGGGCGTTTTATTGTTTGCCTTAA
- a CDS encoding glucosyl-dolichyl phosphate glucuronosyltransferase, with the protein MDISIIVSTYNRSHNLPDCVQHLAAQENTEHFQWEALIVDNNSTDATKAVTEQLIEQYPINIHYLFEQNQGLSFARNCGIHASEAKYVIFIDDDIRVTPKWLASIYNRFVSENCDAVGGRIYVESPEDFPKWLTPELHGFLGHMDFGEKAFHMNGRDEFPYGGNMAVRRDIAVQLGGFNTGMGRKGEGSKPDELFKGEETVFFHQMTDNGNALWYEPDAIVLHKILPYQLEKKFFLTVHYNAGFQKALFDNVTYNRTFMGAPLFLYLQFIKNVAKYLGQLISKGSVAAFRQRMTVNHFLGQIRSYNAKYLKAKKS; encoded by the coding sequence ATGGACATTAGTATAATAGTCAGTACTTACAACCGTAGCCACAATCTCCCTGATTGTGTACAGCATTTAGCAGCACAAGAAAATACCGAACATTTTCAATGGGAAGCACTGATCGTTGACAACAATTCAACCGATGCAACCAAAGCCGTTACTGAGCAGCTTATTGAGCAATATCCAATCAATATTCATTATTTGTTTGAGCAAAACCAAGGGCTTTCTTTTGCCAGAAACTGTGGTATTCATGCATCAGAAGCCAAATATGTCATCTTTATAGATGATGATATTAGAGTCACGCCTAAATGGCTGGCATCTATCTATAATCGTTTTGTTAGCGAAAATTGCGATGCTGTCGGTGGGCGTATCTATGTAGAAAGTCCTGAAGATTTCCCGAAATGGTTAACACCTGAATTGCACGGCTTTTTAGGTCACATGGATTTTGGCGAAAAAGCTTTTCATATGAATGGTAGAGATGAGTTCCCATATGGCGGCAATATGGCGGTGCGCAGAGATATTGCAGTGCAACTAGGTGGCTTTAATACCGGCATGGGTCGTAAAGGTGAAGGCTCCAAACCAGACGAACTCTTTAAAGGCGAAGAAACTGTATTTTTTCATCAAATGACTGATAACGGCAATGCCCTATGGTACGAACCCGATGCCATTGTATTGCATAAAATCTTGCCTTATCAACTAGAAAAGAAATTTTTCCTAACAGTACATTATAATGCTGGTTTTCAAAAAGCATTATTTGATAATGTAACTTATAACCGGACTTTTATGGGAGCACCACTGTTCTTATACCTACAATTTATCAAAAATGTTGCTAAATATTTAGGGCAACTGATAAGCAAAGGTTCGGTTGCTGCCTTTCGCCAACGCATGACTGTCAATCATTTTCTGGGTCAAATTCGTAGCTATAATGCTAAATACCTAAAAGCAAAAAAATCCTAA
- a CDS encoding O-antigen biosynthesis protein — translation MYHMISEPETPQEQRYACPPKTLHKHMQYLRDNDYNIVDLDTIITHLSNKTPLSEKTIAVTLDDGFSDNYVNAFPIFQEFKIPATIFLATGVMEKTNIWMHTNGFPEHNMLSWAQIQEMHTQGISFGAHTVNHVKLPELTADAMLTELVDSKRKVEEKLQITVKHFAYPYGLLDDTAREMTAKAGYSTACSTRSGFNNLDTDPLILRRIEVYGTDSVRALKQKITFGVNNSDISFPIKYYLNRILDRLR, via the coding sequence ATGTACCACATGATATCCGAGCCTGAAACACCTCAGGAACAACGATATGCCTGCCCACCCAAGACACTGCATAAACATATGCAATACCTAAGAGACAATGATTATAATATTGTTGACTTGGATACTATCATTACCCACCTTAGCAATAAAACCCCATTGTCTGAAAAAACTATTGCCGTTACCTTGGATGATGGCTTTAGTGATAATTATGTCAATGCCTTTCCTATTTTCCAAGAATTTAAGATTCCCGCAACGATTTTTCTAGCCACAGGGGTAATGGAAAAAACCAATATTTGGATGCATACTAATGGATTTCCTGAACACAACATGCTCAGTTGGGCACAAATTCAAGAAATGCATACTCAAGGCATAAGCTTTGGTGCCCATACAGTAAATCATGTAAAACTGCCCGAACTAACTGCCGATGCAATGCTGACAGAACTAGTGGATAGTAAACGAAAAGTTGAAGAAAAATTGCAGATTACTGTCAAACATTTTGCATACCCTTATGGCCTGCTAGATGATACCGCCCGAGAGATGACCGCAAAAGCGGGTTATAGTACTGCCTGCTCAACACGTTCCGGCTTTAATAACCTCGATACAGATCCGCTAATTTTAAGACGCATAGAAGTTTATGGTACCGATTCAGTACGTGCTTTAAAACAAAAAATCACCTTTGGTGTGAATAACTCAGATATTAGCTTTCCAATTAAATATTACCTAAATCGCATATTAGATCGGCTGAGATAA
- a CDS encoding arylsulfatase translates to MKTNSSQNKQLYFINAGINKLHVICLLLFFLVLTACGKTYIPHAEENFSGTIKSSIKSSSPDFQSTPTAKPSAPNIILILVDDLGYSDIGSYGGEIKTPSLDKLAKEGIRYSHFTSNAICSSTRASLLTGLNHHSVGTGWLAEWDFGYPGYRGEMSNNAMTLAEILKQQGYATYMVGKWHLTNAKNRSRIGPFDSWPQGRGFERYWGFLDGEVSQWKPHALISGNEILPAEYYTDKDDFYLPDVLTDKAISMIDDLRSHNSEKPFFLYYATGAPHAPHHTKAVDRQKYLGKYQQGWDKIRQQRLQQQKKMGLVPASTQLSAYAPGIESWDKLSTDQQKMYARLQENYAAFVDNMDQNIGRLLEHLEKIGEKDNTLIIFLSDNGGSREVGIEGSSNALRFFHKRPSTTAQNLKDFERIGEIETHPHYPLGWMQASNTPFIHSKRTSYDGGTRVPMIISWPDKIKQPGVRHQFHHVTDIAPTILEVLNLTLPNNYQGNRIKPMEGVSLQYTFNNADAPDQKTEQYYEIEGHRAYYKDGWKAISHTKPGEKISDNQWQLFNLKEDFSAANNLASVYPEKIKELDASWWQAAEQFNVLPIINVPLLERPMYTKLWQDNNRTDFAYQANTNTIQRFQGPILPNHSYVIRAIINREDSSQQGVLVALGDLYSGYSLFIKDNKLFYEINIAHQVTQLIATQTVPVGKDIIIEYHFDKVPLALAVTQGLFTDGMDFDKLSVLRGTGSLWINHEKVAEQELEYPVFAVWEGLDIGRDRITPVSHEYQSPFAFSGTLKSLSYHLD, encoded by the coding sequence ATGAAAACTAACAGTTCGCAAAACAAACAACTTTATTTTATCAATGCAGGTATCAATAAATTGCATGTAATTTGTCTGCTACTTTTTTTTCTGGTATTAACGGCTTGCGGTAAAACTTATATTCCTCATGCCGAGGAAAATTTTAGCGGTACTATTAAAAGTAGTATCAAAAGTTCTAGCCCTGACTTTCAAAGTACACCAACAGCAAAACCATCAGCACCCAATATTATTTTAATCTTAGTGGATGACTTGGGGTATTCCGATATTGGTAGTTATGGTGGGGAAATCAAGACTCCCAGCCTCGATAAACTAGCAAAAGAAGGCATTCGTTATAGTCATTTCACTAGCAATGCGATTTGCTCTTCTACCCGGGCTTCTTTATTAACAGGTTTGAACCATCACTCCGTCGGCACTGGCTGGCTAGCAGAGTGGGATTTTGGTTATCCAGGCTATCGTGGTGAGATGTCTAATAACGCCATGACTTTGGCAGAAATTTTAAAACAACAAGGTTATGCAACTTATATGGTGGGTAAATGGCATTTGACCAATGCTAAAAACCGTTCGCGGATCGGGCCTTTTGATTCATGGCCACAAGGTCGAGGCTTTGAACGTTACTGGGGCTTTCTTGACGGTGAAGTCAGCCAATGGAAGCCGCACGCGTTAATCAGCGGCAATGAAATCCTGCCGGCAGAATACTATACCGATAAAGATGATTTCTATTTGCCTGACGTGTTGACCGACAAAGCCATTTCGATGATTGATGACTTGCGTAGCCACAATAGCGAAAAACCCTTCTTTCTTTATTATGCTACCGGTGCACCACATGCTCCGCACCATACTAAAGCAGTAGACCGACAAAAATACCTAGGCAAATACCAACAAGGCTGGGATAAAATCAGGCAACAACGTTTACAGCAGCAGAAAAAAATGGGCTTGGTTCCTGCAAGCACCCAATTAAGTGCATACGCTCCTGGTATTGAGTCTTGGGATAAACTCAGTACGGATCAACAAAAGATGTATGCGCGTTTACAAGAAAATTATGCTGCCTTTGTCGATAACATGGATCAAAATATAGGTCGCTTACTGGAGCATTTAGAAAAAATTGGCGAAAAAGATAATACCCTTATTATTTTTCTTTCCGACAATGGTGGTAGCCGTGAGGTAGGTATAGAAGGCTCATCTAATGCACTACGTTTCTTTCATAAAAGGCCATCAACCACTGCACAGAACTTAAAAGATTTTGAGCGTATTGGCGAAATCGAAACTCACCCGCATTACCCTTTGGGCTGGATGCAAGCCAGCAACACCCCATTTATTCATTCAAAACGTACCAGCTATGATGGTGGCACCCGTGTACCCATGATTATTTCTTGGCCTGACAAAATAAAACAACCAGGTGTTCGCCACCAATTCCATCATGTTACTGACATTGCACCGACCATACTGGAAGTGCTTAACCTAACCCTCCCAAACAACTACCAAGGTAACCGCATCAAACCAATGGAAGGTGTGAGCTTACAATACACCTTTAACAATGCCGATGCGCCCGACCAGAAAACTGAGCAGTATTACGAAATTGAAGGCCATCGTGCTTATTATAAAGACGGCTGGAAGGCGATTAGTCATACCAAACCAGGAGAAAAAATAAGTGATAACCAATGGCAATTATTTAACTTAAAAGAGGATTTTTCGGCCGCCAATAACTTAGCAAGTGTATACCCTGAGAAAATAAAAGAGTTGGATGCATCATGGTGGCAAGCTGCTGAGCAATTTAATGTCTTGCCCATTATTAACGTTCCTCTATTGGAGCGGCCTATGTACACAAAACTATGGCAAGACAATAACCGCACTGATTTTGCATATCAGGCAAATACCAATACCATTCAACGCTTTCAAGGGCCTATTTTACCAAATCATTCCTACGTTATTCGGGCAATCATTAACCGAGAAGATAGCTCGCAACAAGGCGTATTAGTCGCATTAGGAGACCTCTATTCTGGTTATTCTCTCTTTATTAAAGACAATAAGTTGTTTTACGAAATTAACATTGCCCACCAAGTAACGCAATTAATTGCCACACAAACTGTTCCTGTAGGCAAAGATATTATTATCGAATACCATTTTGATAAAGTACCTTTAGCCCTTGCGGTTACTCAAGGCTTATTTACAGATGGCATGGATTTTGACAAACTTTCCGTTTTACGTGGCACGGGTTCATTATGGATAAACCATGAAAAAGTTGCCGAACAAGAATTAGAGTACCCTGTGTTTGCTGTTTGGGAAGGCTTGGATATAGGCAGAGATCGAATTACCCCTGTTTCACATGAGTATCAATCTCCTTTTGCCTTTAGCGGCACCCTGAAGTCTTTGTCTTATCACCTTGACTAA
- a CDS encoding ammonium transporter, Amt family — MNILQHKKGLALLALMLMPGLAVAEELNQANTAWILTSTALVLFMTLPGLSLFYAGLVRSKNVLSVLMQCFAITCLISIMWMAGMYSLIFTDGGGVQAFIGGLSKAFIPDMGTDSLVGDIPETVYFMFQMTFAIITPALIVGAFAERMKFSAMMAFSAAWALLVYVPVCHWVWGGGWLAEMGALDFAGGIVIHITAGVSALVVALVIGNRKGFPTTAMPPHNMPMVVTGAGMLWVGWFGFNAGSALTADGSAGMAMLVTHISAAAGSLTWMVIEWIKFGKPSVLGIVTGMVAGLGTITPASGFVGPAGALAIGITAGIVCFYAVQIVKRHFKIDDSLDVFPVHGVGGIIGSILTGVFAAESMGGLGLSMSMLEQVGVQTLAVVVTVAWSAGFSYIILKVLDGVMGIRVSEDEEVQGLDIILHEETGYHNL; from the coding sequence ATGAATATTTTACAACACAAAAAAGGCTTGGCTTTGCTTGCATTAATGTTAATGCCAGGCCTTGCAGTTGCTGAAGAACTAAATCAGGCCAATACTGCTTGGATTTTAACATCGACAGCCTTAGTTTTATTTATGACCTTGCCGGGACTGTCATTATTTTATGCTGGTTTAGTGCGCAGTAAAAACGTACTCTCAGTCTTGATGCAGTGCTTTGCGATTACTTGCCTTATTTCCATTATGTGGATGGCAGGTATGTATAGTCTTATTTTTACTGATGGTGGTGGTGTACAAGCTTTTATCGGTGGTTTATCCAAAGCTTTTATACCTGATATGGGTACCGATAGTTTGGTAGGAGATATCCCGGAAACGGTTTATTTTATGTTCCAAATGACGTTTGCTATTATTACGCCTGCGTTAATCGTAGGAGCTTTTGCAGAGCGGATGAAGTTCTCTGCAATGATGGCATTTAGTGCAGCATGGGCATTATTAGTTTATGTTCCTGTTTGTCATTGGGTATGGGGCGGCGGTTGGTTAGCTGAAATGGGAGCATTAGATTTTGCTGGCGGAATTGTGATTCATATTACTGCCGGGGTCTCTGCTTTAGTGGTTGCTTTAGTGATTGGTAACAGAAAAGGTTTTCCAACAACGGCAATGCCACCTCATAATATGCCTATGGTCGTGACAGGTGCGGGTATGCTCTGGGTTGGCTGGTTTGGTTTTAATGCGGGTAGTGCATTAACGGCAGATGGTTCTGCGGGTATGGCTATGTTGGTGACTCATATTAGTGCCGCTGCTGGCTCGTTAACGTGGATGGTCATTGAGTGGATTAAGTTTGGCAAGCCGAGTGTACTGGGTATTGTGACAGGTATGGTTGCAGGTCTAGGAACTATTACGCCTGCTTCTGGCTTTGTAGGTCCTGCAGGTGCTTTAGCTATTGGTATTACTGCAGGTATCGTCTGTTTTTATGCAGTACAAATTGTGAAGCGTCACTTCAAAATTGATGACTCATTAGATGTCTTTCCTGTGCATGGTGTAGGTGGTATCATCGGTTCTATTTTAACGGGTGTTTTTGCAGCTGAAAGCATGGGTGGCTTAGGGTTATCAATGAGTATGCTTGAACAAGTGGGTGTACAGACCCTAGCTGTTGTAGTGACAGTTGCTTGGAGTGCCGGTTTTAGTTATATCATTCTTAAAGTTCTTGATGGCGTGATGGGCATACGTGTTTCAGAAGATGAAGAGGTGCAAGGTTTGGATATTATCTTGCATGAAGAAACAGGTTACCATAACCTATAG
- a CDS encoding transposase, IS4 family yields MFILRDLLSPLQSHFSETTLGKERASLFAYTLLSIIVPFTSSISSNLWRSLETLFGINIKRKRFYTFMASTKLPWQGLWKTAWDLIDNPETDDRLLIALDDFINPKVGKKIFGCETIYDHAAKANQSDYPWAQNVVAIGLLKQIKNRWACLFLDFRHYLPQKAIDAQSDRAKIKGRLQSFETKIGQAAQMIIGVANHFSGKQILAVTDSWFGNAGLLKPVRKEVGSLFDILSRLRCNSVLYDLPETRQSGQRGRPRKYGQRLGSATEMAKCIRHEAAEYQVTLYGKQRTVLAHERIVMLKSLKCKVRVVWVFRKTQWIALFSTDLSLSVTQMIEFYGARWKIESGFKELKQDIGSQKSQCRNAHSVTNHLNFCMMASTLTWIYADRLKADPERRHKVKGRASFAFSDVRRIITEAALNPDFNHVCPKPSNSPINPLIAVLLRMVA; encoded by the coding sequence ATGTTCATTTTACGCGATCTTCTTTCTCCTCTTCAATCACATTTTTCAGAAACCACGCTCGGCAAAGAAAGAGCCTCGTTATTTGCCTATACGCTACTGTCGATCATTGTCCCGTTTACTTCCTCCATTAGTTCCAATTTATGGCGTAGCCTTGAAACGCTGTTCGGTATCAATATCAAGCGGAAACGATTTTACACATTCATGGCATCAACCAAATTACCGTGGCAAGGTTTATGGAAAACAGCCTGGGACCTGATCGACAACCCTGAAACGGACGACCGATTATTAATTGCCCTGGATGATTTCATCAACCCTAAAGTGGGCAAAAAAATCTTTGGTTGCGAAACCATTTATGATCATGCGGCCAAAGCCAATCAAAGCGACTACCCATGGGCACAAAACGTGGTAGCCATCGGTTTGCTCAAGCAAATAAAAAATCGTTGGGCCTGTTTGTTTTTAGATTTTCGCCACTACCTTCCACAGAAAGCGATTGATGCACAATCCGATCGAGCGAAGATCAAAGGTCGATTGCAGTCGTTTGAAACCAAGATCGGCCAAGCTGCACAGATGATCATCGGGGTTGCAAATCATTTTTCCGGCAAGCAAATACTCGCGGTGACCGATAGTTGGTTTGGCAATGCAGGTTTGTTAAAGCCCGTACGCAAAGAGGTAGGCAGTCTGTTTGATATTCTGTCGCGCCTGCGCTGTAATAGTGTTTTATATGATCTTCCCGAGACAAGACAATCTGGGCAGCGAGGGAGACCTCGAAAATATGGCCAGCGCTTGGGTTCGGCAACAGAAATGGCAAAATGCATTCGTCACGAAGCCGCCGAATATCAGGTGACTCTTTATGGCAAACAGCGTACGGTACTTGCCCATGAACGCATTGTCATGCTGAAAAGTTTAAAATGCAAAGTACGCGTCGTGTGGGTTTTTCGTAAAACGCAATGGATCGCACTGTTTAGCACGGACTTGTCATTATCGGTCACGCAAATGATCGAGTTTTATGGTGCGAGATGGAAAATCGAATCAGGATTCAAGGAGTTGAAACAAGACATCGGCAGTCAAAAAAGTCAGTGTCGTAATGCGCATTCCGTGACCAATCATTTGAATTTTTGTATGATGGCAAGTACGCTGACCTGGATTTATGCCGACCGTTTAAAGGCGGATCCGGAGCGTCGGCACAAAGTAAAAGGGCGCGCCAGTTTTGCCTTTTCAGACGTGCGGCGCATCATTACCGAGGCAGCATTGAACCCGGATTTTAATCATGTTTGCCCCAAACCAAGCAACTCCCCGATAAATCCACTGATTGCCGTACTGTTACGCATGGTGGCTTGA
- a CDS encoding outer membrane receptor for ferrienterochelin and colicins, translated as MSNKTRTNLKLIIKMILIVASTPLIAEQSIEANPSSEMEELESDAELLDELLDIVDESTEIATQTRMNTNFVPGTVTVLQGKDMEALGATTAWDALALVPGILPTKDPTGGASVIARGVNFPFSSGNIKILVNSLSMTQESSGINSSILQIPIEQIQRIEVVRGPGAILYGDNAFMGLVNIVTYSDEQRLFVRYESKEAISGGAMGSYKNEQHQLKIQGNVYGYGNNDADSPKIINAEEDRQFGVFSLAYRDFSFQFQSYHRNYQPNNQEIAKEGNDIFSARQLISITPTLTTELNFSYLMNDFRRAHQAYQGEKMEGSMGINWTGWDKHNMWLKFTYTGETIDDAFLRQRAQNPPGRPPQRPRVLHLADEKRKYLSLSLQDQFDITNYLALTVGLRYDYRDDLDKHIFTPRISAVWRITDAHILKAQYAEGFRVPTFFELYTQDGLNELSEERIATTEVSYIFHQTAHTGKITFFYSQLTDMIFPTQGDFSNRSKGQSWGVEVEWEQQITKSLNWQANFSYVDSWDTRTRDNSEQEDRAAANWLSNISIFYRPIEQVTLAAHWNYTGPRHKSDTINVAAQNKLALTISTFDIFTKGLGFKIGVQNVLGDDEQYINVGQQNSNTLDYGDHAIVWTQISYAL; from the coding sequence ATGAGCAATAAGACTCGTACCAACCTAAAATTAATCATTAAAATGATACTCATTGTTGCTTCTACGCCGCTCATAGCAGAGCAAAGCATTGAAGCCAACCCTAGCTCAGAAATGGAAGAGCTGGAATCAGATGCAGAATTACTTGATGAGCTGCTAGATATTGTGGATGAAAGCACCGAAATAGCCACCCAAACACGTATGAATACCAACTTTGTACCTGGTACTGTTACTGTATTGCAAGGTAAAGATATGGAAGCATTAGGTGCAACCACCGCGTGGGATGCACTTGCCTTAGTCCCTGGCATATTGCCTACAAAAGATCCGACTGGTGGTGCCTCAGTAATCGCACGGGGAGTAAACTTTCCTTTTAGTTCCGGCAACATTAAGATATTGGTTAATTCCTTATCTATGACCCAAGAAAGTTCGGGTATTAATAGCTCCATTTTACAAATTCCTATTGAACAAATTCAACGTATCGAAGTTGTGCGTGGGCCTGGCGCCATTCTTTATGGTGATAATGCCTTTATGGGTCTAGTCAATATTGTTACCTATAGTGATGAACAGCGACTTTTTGTACGTTATGAAAGCAAGGAAGCCATTAGTGGCGGAGCAATGGGGTCTTATAAAAATGAACAACACCAACTCAAAATACAAGGCAATGTTTACGGTTATGGCAATAATGATGCCGACTCTCCAAAAATAATTAACGCAGAAGAAGATCGACAATTTGGCGTTTTTTCACTTGCTTACCGTGATTTCTCTTTCCAATTTCAATCTTACCACCGTAATTACCAACCTAATAATCAAGAAATTGCAAAAGAAGGTAATGATATTTTTAGCGCACGCCAACTAATATCCATTACCCCTACACTCACTACTGAACTCAATTTTTCATATTTAATGAATGACTTTAGGCGCGCCCATCAAGCCTACCAAGGTGAGAAAATGGAAGGCTCAATGGGTATCAACTGGACAGGCTGGGATAAGCACAATATGTGGCTGAAATTTACCTATACGGGGGAGACAATTGATGATGCCTTTCTAAGACAAAGAGCTCAAAACCCGCCAGGCCGGCCACCGCAAAGACCTAGAGTTTTACATTTAGCTGATGAAAAACGTAAATATTTGAGCTTAAGCCTGCAAGACCAATTCGATATAACAAATTATTTAGCCTTAACTGTTGGTTTACGCTATGACTATCGTGATGATCTAGACAAACATATATTTACGCCTCGCATATCGGCTGTTTGGCGCATTACCGATGCCCATATTTTAAAAGCCCAATATGCCGAAGGTTTTAGAGTACCTACATTTTTTGAACTCTATACTCAAGATGGACTGAACGAACTAAGCGAAGAAAGAATTGCCACGACCGAGGTCAGTTATATTTTTCACCAAACTGCACATACGGGGAAAATCACTTTTTTTTACTCTCAACTTACAGACATGATTTTTCCAACGCAGGGTGATTTTAGCAACCGTAGCAAAGGCCAAAGTTGGGGAGTTGAAGTCGAGTGGGAACAACAGATAACAAAATCTTTAAACTGGCAAGCCAATTTCTCTTATGTTGATTCATGGGATACCCGTACTAGAGATAATAGCGAGCAAGAGGACCGAGCCGCTGCTAATTGGCTAAGTAATATTAGTATTTTCTACCGCCCTATTGAGCAAGTAACACTCGCAGCACATTGGAACTATACAGGGCCACGTCATAAATCGGATACTATCAACGTAGCAGCGCAAAATAAACTGGCACTAACCATCAGCACCTTTGACATTTTCACAAAAGGTTTGGGCTTTAAAATTGGTGTACAGAATGTGTTAGGAGATGATGAACAATATATTAATGTGGGTCAACAGAATTCTAATACCCTTGATTATGGCGATCATGCCATTGTTTGGACTCAAATTTCTTATGCCTTATAA